A region of Sugiyamaella lignohabitans strain CBS 10342 chromosome A, complete sequence DNA encodes the following proteins:
- the ATG20 gene encoding Atg20p (Sorting nexin family member; required for the cytoplasm-to-vacuole targeting (Cvt) pathway and for endosomal sorting; has a Phox homology domain that binds phosphatidylinositol-3-phosphate; interacts with Snx4p; potential Cdc28p substrate; GO_component: GO:0005768 - endosome [Evidence IEA]; GO_component: GO:0005768 - endosome [Evidence IDA] [PMID 12554655]; GO_component: GO:0010008 - endosome membrane [Evidence IEA]; GO_component: GO:0019898 - extrinsic component of membrane [Evidence IDA] [PMID 12048214]; GO_component: GO:0016020 - membrane [Evidence IEA]; GO_component: GO:0000407 - pre-autophagosomal structure [Evidence IDA] [PMID 12048214]; GO_component: GO:0000407 - pre-autophagosomal structure [Evidence IDA] [PMID 15659643]; GO_component: GO:0000407 - pre-autophagosomal structure [Evidence IDA] [PMID 18497569]; GO_component: GO:0034045 - pre-autophagosomal structure membrane [Evidence IEA]; GO_function: GO:0008289 - lipid binding [Evidence IEA]; GO_function: GO:0035091 - phosphatidylinositol binding [Evidence IEA]; GO_function: GO:0032266 - phosphatidylinositol-3-phosphate binding [Evidence IDA] [PMID 11557775]; GO_function: GO:0032266 - phosphatidylinositol-3-phosphate binding [Evidence IDA] [PMID 12048214]; GO_process: GO:0032258 - CVT pathway [Evidence IMP] [PMID 12554655]; GO_process: GO:0006914 - autophagy [Evidence IEA]; GO_process: GO:0034498 - early endosome to Golgi transport [Evidence IGI,IMP,IPI] [PMID 12554655]; GO_process: GO:0016236 - macroautophagy [Evidence IMP] [PMID 12048214]; GO_process: GO:0000422 - mitochondrion degradation [Evidence IMP] [PMID 19793921]; GO_process: GO:0015031 - protein transport [Evidence IEA]; GO_process: GO:0006810 - transport [Evidence IEA]), translating into MADFEDNNPFAGGDTRSEVSSEALHYSIHNENNNPNDDPEDGDSFNDLGGEGDDDDDDVDDGDSHSGPGEDESTSGGPESRQHSRSYASRVEQLLAENPKVQITIVNAGKSHEGNSRGFIAYTIKIHDLTVRRRYSEFESLRTTLTKLFPTLIVPPIPEKHSMSDYAVSPTKAKEDSGIIEHRHRMLAVFLNRCCHMKRIRNSSVFQRFLDPNSSWSEVLNSPPVSNLPKNILKAPPLDPSSPTAAHAYLPIPSSSAKLATGGSGSSGIAALTGRRSSLDESDIHSASSHNDGQSAAGTAAISTEAAGETSATATFDEVEQNAKEYETVIVGGLEKVNRRIIKRYSDIASDYSELGAKFNAFSLEESGPLARAVEKVGQAVDDSYMAMEALVNSLSSSFSEPLGESAQFAAVVRSVLKYRRQKSLQHELTADSLASKRNTLATLERSEHEAQRINHYLHGDNDVNSNGNESDASFPPTHEPSSVPSSASTKPKKASSAFKFPGLNNLNQAIHGIIDVDPETTRRNNIGKTREQISQLEEALVVAKSDAVLANESVREELERFQKTKEEDLRRIMNAYLQCHIEWAKKNLESWQECRQEVDKL; encoded by the coding sequence ATGGCTGACTTTGAAGATAATAATCCATTTGCAGGGGGCGATACACGTAGCGAAGTATCATCTGAAGCTCTGCATTATTCAATTCACAATGAAAACAATAATCCAAATGATGATCCTGAGGATGGAGATTCCTTTAATGATCTAGGTGGTGagggtgatgatgatgatgatgatgttgacgaCGGCGATTCTCATAGTGGCCCTGGCGAGGACGAGTCTACGTCTGGTGGTCCTGAATCAAGACAGCATTCTCGTTCATACGCATCTCGTGTGGAGCAACTTCTAGCAGAGAATCCAAAGGTACAAATCACGATTGTCAATGCTGGTAAATCTCATGAAGGCAATTCGAGAGGATTTATCGCTTATACTATTAAAATTCACGATCTCACAGTCCGAAGAAGGTATTCTGAGTTTGAAAGCTTGCGCACCACTCTTACCAAACTGTTTCCTACCTTGATTGTACCTCCGATTCCGGAGAAGCATTCTATGTCAGACTATGCTGTGTCTCCTACTAAAGCCAAAGAAGATAGTGGGATAATTGAACATAGACATCGAATGTTGGCAGTATTTCTTAATCGATGTTGTCATATGAAACGGATTCGCAATAGCTCAGTTTTCCAACGGTTCCTTGATCCTAATTCAAGCTGGAGTGAAGTGCTAAACTCGCCTCCAGTTTCAAATTTACCgaagaatattttgaaagCACCTCCTTTAGACCCTTCATCGCCTACAGCCGCTCATGCTTATTTGCCAATTCCTAGTTCCTCGGCCAAGCTTGCAACTGGAGGTAGTGGTAGTTCTGGCATTGCTGCTTTGACTGGTAGAAGAAGCTCACTTGATGAGTCAGATATTCACTCAGCAAGTTCTCACAATGATGGTCAgtcggcggctgggactgCAGCCATTTCTacagaagctgctggtgagaCTAGTGCTACAGCCACATTTGATGAAGTCGAACAAAATGCCAAAGAGTACGAGACAGTGATAGTAGGTGGTCTTGAGAAGGTGAATCGAAGAATTATAAAGCGGTATTCGGACATTGCCAGTGACTACTCTGAATTAGGTGCCAAGTTCAACGCATTCAGCTTGGAGGAATCGGGTCCATTGGCTAGAGCAGTTGAAAAGGTGGGACAAGCGGTAGATGATAGTTACATGGCAATGGAGGCGCTGGTTAATTCATTGTCGTCCTCTTTTAGCGAGCCACTAGGTGAGTCGGCACAATTTGCAGCTGTGGTTCGCTCGGTATTAAAGTACCGAAGACAGAAATCACTGCAGCACGAACTCACTGCTGATAGCTTAGCATCAAAACGAAACACTCTTGCAACACTGGAAAGATCCGAACATGAGGCGCAGAGAATCAATCATTATCTCCATGGCGATAACGATGTTAATAGTAACGGCAACGAGTCTGATGCGTCGTTTCCTCCAACTCATGAGCCATCGTCTGTACCGTCGAGTGCCTCAACCAAGCCCAAAAAGGCATCTTCTGCATTTAAATTCCCAGGTCTGAATAATCTCAACCAGGCTATCCATGGCATCATAGATGTGGATCCTGAGACAACTCGTCGTAACAATATTGGTAAAACTCGTGAGCAGATAAGTCAGCTCGAAGAAGCGCTTGTTGTTGCCAAATCAGACGCTGTACTAGCCAACGAGTCGGTCCGTGAAGAACTCGAGCGGTTCCAAAAAaccaaggaagaagaccTTCGCAGAATCATGAACGCATATCTACAGTGTCACATAGAATGGGCAAAAAAGAACCTCGAAAGCTGGCAGGAATGTCGTCAAGAGGTAGACAAACTCTAA
- the LOT6 gene encoding Lot6p (FMN-dependent NAD(P)H:quinone reductase; role in apoptosis-like cell death; may be involved in quinone detoxification; expression elevated at low temperature; sequesters the Cin5p transcription factor in the cytoplasm in complex with the proteasome under reducing conditions; GO_component: GO:0005737 - cytoplasm [Evidence IEA,IEA]; GO_component: GO:0005737 - cytoplasm [Evidence IDA] [PMID 14562095]; GO_component: GO:0005829 - cytosol [Evidence IDA] [PMID 17298444]; GO_component: GO:0005634 - nucleus [Evidence IEA,IEA]; GO_component: GO:0005634 - nucleus [Evidence IDA] [PMID 14562095]; GO_component: GO:0005634 - nucleus [Evidence IDA] [PMID 17298444]; GO_function: GO:0052874 - FMN reductase (NADH) activity [Evidence IEA]; GO_function: GO:0052873 - FMN reductase (NADPH) activity [Evidence IEA]; GO_function: GO:0003955 - NAD(P)H dehydrogenase (quinone) activity [Evidence IDA,IMP] [PMID 17298444]; GO_function: GO:0016491 - oxidoreductase activity [Evidence IEA,IEA]; GO_function: GO:0008134 - transcription factor binding [Evidence IDA] [PMID 19029946]; GO_process: GO:0006915 - apoptotic process [Evidence IMP] [PMID 19709309]; GO_process: GO:0034599 - cellular response to oxidative stress [Evidence IMP] [PMID 17298444]; GO_process: GO:0042994 - cytoplasmic sequestering of transcription factor [Evidence IDA] [PMID 19029946]; GO_process: GO:0055114 - oxidation-reduction process [Evidence IEA]), translated as MTGSISSVKRVAVISGSARKNRVNPHVAEYVRQRSAEFATKNITFELVDVGEQKLPLYDEPKIPSTLPSDNPTPHYEYEHSRAWSSVVSKFDAFIFVTPQYNWSIPASLKNAIDYLFYEWAGKPAGIVSYGGHGGVRAADHLRQILTGIKIRVVPSAVALNIDRNTMQLLTLREEQLQAWKDASVDDSIKKLVEELSAELSS; from the coding sequence ATGACTGGTAGTATTAGTAGCGTTAAGAGAGTGGCTGTTATCAGTGGCAGTGCCCGAAAGAACAGAGTCAATCCCCATGTCGCTGAGTACGTGAGACAGAGATCTGCCGAATTCGCCACTAAGAACATCACTTTCGAGCTTGTCGATGTAGGAGAACAGAAACTGCCTCTTTATGATGAACCCAAGATTCCTTCGACTCTGCCATCAGATAATCCTACTCCTCATTACGAATATGAGCACAGTAGAGCCTGGTCATCTGTAGTGAGCAAATTCGATgcttttatatttgttaCTCCTCAGTATAATTGGAGTATCCCCGCATCCttgaaaaatgcaattgactACCTCTTCTATGAATGGGCAGGAAAGCCTGCAGGTATTGTCAGTTATGGTGGTCATGGTGGCGTGCGAGCTGCTGACCATTTACGCCAAATTCTTACCGGAATCAAAATAAGAGTCGTTCCGAGTGCTGTAGCTCTCAATATTGACAGAAACACTATGCAGCTGCTCACTCTTCGTGAAGAACAACTCCAAGCGTGGAAAGATGCTAGTGTAGATGATTCTATCAAAAAGCTTGTTGAGGAACTATCGGCTGAGCTCAGTTCATGA